The window CTCTGCGCGGTCGGCGTCGGCAGCGTGCTGGTGCCGTTCCCGCAGGCGGTGGACGACCATCAGACCCGCAACGCCGAGTACCTGGTCGAGCGCGGCGCGGCGGTGCTGCTGAAGCAGGGCGACGATCTCGCCGCACGGCTGCTGCCGGTGCTGGCCGAACTGGCGGACGACGCCGGCAAACGACTTTCCATGGCGCGCGCCGCGCGCGCGCTGGCCATGCCCGACGCCGCGCAGCGTGTGGCCGACACGGTGCTGGCCGCGATCCCGAACGAGGTTTCACGATGAGCGCGCACAGCCTGTACCTGCGGCAGATCAACGACCCGGCCAAGGCGCTGCCGCGCGTGCATTTCGTCGGCATCGGCGGCGTCGGCATGAGCGGCATCGCGGAAGTGATGCGCACGCTGGGCTACCAGGTCAGCGGCTCCGACAATGCCGACAACGCGGTGACCAAGCGGCTGGCCTCGCTCGGCATCGCCCTCCACAAGGGCCACGCCTCGGCCAACGTGCTGGAGGCCGACTGCGTGGTGGTGTCCAGCGCGATCCGCGAGGACAACCCGGAACTGCAGGAAGCGCGCGCGCAGCGCATCCCGGTGGTGCCGCGCGCGGAGATGCTGGCCGAGCTGATGCGCTTCAAGCGCGGGGTGGCGGTGGCCGGCACCCACGGCAAGACCACCACCACCTCGCTGACCGCCAGCGTGCTGGCCGAGGGCGGGCTCGATCCGACCTTCGTGATCGGCGGCAAGCTGCTGGCCGCCGGCGCCAACGCGCGGCTCGGCAAGGGCGACTGGCTGGTGGCCGAGGCCGACGAGAGCGACGGCAGCTTCCTGCGCCTGAACCCGACGGTGGCGGTGATCACCAACATCGACGCCGACCATCTGGAGAACTACGGTGGCGACTTCGAGCGGGTCAAGGACGCGTTCTCCGAATTCCTGCACCGGCTGCCGTTCTACGGGCTGGCGGTGCTGTGCATCGACGACGAGGAAGTGGCGCAGCTGGCGCGCCGCACCCCGCGCCACGTGGTGACCTACGGCTTCGCGCCGGAGGCCGACGTGCGCGCCGCCGACGTGCGCCAGCAGGGCGCGAACATGCACTTCACCCTGTGCCTGCCGGACGGCAGCCGCACCGCCTGCACGCTGGCGCTGCCGGGCCGGCACAACGTGCAGAACGCGCTGGCCGCCGCCGCCATCGGCTGGCAGCTGGGCGTGCCGAACGACGCCATCGCGCGCGCGCTGGAAAGCTTCCAGGGCATCGGCCGCCGCTTCAACCAGCTCGCCACGCTGAAGCTGGCGCAGGGCGGCGAGGTGGCGCTGGTGGACGACTACGGTCACCACCCGAAGGAACTGGCCGCGGTGTTCGCCGCGGCGCGCGGCGGCTGGCCGGACAAACGGCTGGTGGTCGCGTTCCAGCCGCACCGCTACACCCGCACGCGCGACCTGTTCGACGAATTCGCGGCGGTGCTGTCCGGCGTGGACGCGCTGCTGCTGACCGAGGTCTATCCGGCCGGCGAAGCGCCGATCGCCGGCGCCGACGCCAAGTCGCTGGCGCGCAGCATCCGCACCCGCGGCCGGGTCGATCCGGTGGTGGTCAACAGCGCCGCCGAGCTGGCCGGCGTGCTGCCGGGCGTGCTGCACGACGGCGACCTGCTGCTGCTGATGGGCGCCGGCGACATCGGCGCGGCGGCGCAGCAGATCGCCCGCGACGGATTGCAGGGAGAAAGCGCATGAACCAGACCGCATTTCCGCCGCTG is drawn from Thermomonas brevis and contains these coding sequences:
- the murC gene encoding UDP-N-acetylmuramate--L-alanine ligase; amino-acid sequence: MSAHSLYLRQINDPAKALPRVHFVGIGGVGMSGIAEVMRTLGYQVSGSDNADNAVTKRLASLGIALHKGHASANVLEADCVVVSSAIREDNPELQEARAQRIPVVPRAEMLAELMRFKRGVAVAGTHGKTTTTSLTASVLAEGGLDPTFVIGGKLLAAGANARLGKGDWLVAEADESDGSFLRLNPTVAVITNIDADHLENYGGDFERVKDAFSEFLHRLPFYGLAVLCIDDEEVAQLARRTPRHVVTYGFAPEADVRAADVRQQGANMHFTLCLPDGSRTACTLALPGRHNVQNALAAAAIGWQLGVPNDAIARALESFQGIGRRFNQLATLKLAQGGEVALVDDYGHHPKELAAVFAAARGGWPDKRLVVAFQPHRYTRTRDLFDEFAAVLSGVDALLLTEVYPAGEAPIAGADAKSLARSIRTRGRVDPVVVNSAAELAGVLPGVLHDGDLLLLMGAGDIGAAAQQIARDGLQGESA